A genomic segment from Lutibacter sp. A80 encodes:
- the rpsC gene encoding 30S ribosomal protein S3, with product MGQKTNPIGNRLGIIRGWDSNWYGGRDYGDKLAEDDKIRRYVHARLSKASVSTVIIERTLKLVTVTITTARPGIIIGKGGQEVDKLKEELKKITGKEVQINIFEIKRPELDATLVAASIARQIENRISYRRAIKMAIAATMRMNAEGIKVQISGRLNGAEMARSEHYKDGRIPLSTFRADIDYALVEAHTTYGRLGVKVWIMKGEVYGKRELSPLVGLSKKQGKGGDRGNSKRPQNRRRK from the coding sequence ATGGGACAAAAAACAAATCCAATAGGAAATCGTTTAGGAATTATCAGAGGATGGGATTCTAACTGGTACGGAGGAAGAGACTACGGTGATAAATTAGCTGAAGATGATAAGATAAGAAGGTATGTACATGCCAGATTATCAAAAGCAAGTGTTTCAACTGTAATAATTGAGCGTACACTTAAACTTGTAACCGTTACTATCACTACTGCTAGACCTGGTATTATTATCGGTAAAGGTGGTCAAGAGGTAGACAAGTTAAAAGAAGAGCTTAAAAAAATTACAGGTAAAGAAGTTCAAATTAATATTTTTGAAATTAAGCGTCCAGAATTAGATGCAACATTAGTAGCTGCAAGTATTGCTCGTCAAATTGAAAACAGAATTTCATACAGAAGAGCAATTAAAATGGCTATCGCTGCAACTATGAGGATGAATGCCGAAGGTATTAAAGTTCAAATATCAGGTCGTTTAAACGGAGCTGAAATGGCACGTTCTGAACATTATAAAGATGGAAGAATTCCTCTTTCTACATTTAGAGCTGATATAGACTATGCACTTGTTGAAGCTCATACTACATACGGACGCTTAGGTGTTAAAGTATGGATTATGAAAGGCGAGGTTTATGGAAAAAGAGAATTATCTCCACTAGTTGGTCTTTCTAAAAAACAAGGAAAGGGTGGCGACAGAGGAAATTCTAAAAGACCACAAAATCGTAGAAGAAAATAA
- the rplV gene encoding 50S ribosomal protein L22 encodes MGVRKKLRAQQIKEEKKQLAFAKLTGCPTSPRKMRLVADLVRGVEVEKALQILKFNSKEASINLEKLLLSAIANWQAKNEDSSIEDAGLFVKEIFVDSAGMLKRLRPAPQGRAHRIRKRSNHVTLVLGSKNVSNQS; translated from the coding sequence ATGGGAGTTCGAAAAAAATTAAGAGCACAGCAGATAAAAGAGGAGAAGAAGCAATTAGCTTTTGCTAAGCTTACAGGTTGTCCTACATCACCTAGAAAAATGCGTTTAGTTGCGGATTTAGTTAGAGGAGTTGAAGTTGAAAAAGCACTTCAGATTTTAAAATTTAATTCAAAAGAAGCATCTATTAATCTTGAAAAATTATTGTTAAGTGCTATTGCAAACTGGCAAGCTAAGAATGAAGATTCAAGTATAGAAGATGCAGGTCTATTTGTAAAAGAAATTTTTGTAGACAGCGCAGGAATGTTAAAAAGACTAAGACCAGCACCACAAGGTCGTGCTCACCGTATTAGAAAACGTTCTAATCATGTGACTTTAGTTTTAGGAAGTAAAAATGTAAGCAATCAATCATAA
- the rpsS gene encoding 30S ribosomal protein S19 — MARSLKKGPYVFHKLEKKVQDKIESGNKAVIKTWSRASMITPDFVGQTIAVHNGRQFVPVYVTENMVGHKLGEFSPTRSYRGHAGAKNKGKK; from the coding sequence ATGGCACGTTCATTAAAAAAAGGACCTTACGTTTTTCATAAACTTGAGAAGAAAGTACAAGATAAAATTGAATCTGGTAACAAAGCTGTAATTAAAACTTGGTCAAGAGCAAGTATGATTACTCCAGATTTTGTAGGACAAACAATTGCCGTACATAACGGAAGACAGTTTGTACCAGTTTATGTAACTGAAAATATGGTAGGGCATAAATTAGGAGAATTTTCACCAACACGTTCTTACAGAGGACATGCAGGTGCTAAAAATAAAGGAAAAAAATAA
- the rplB gene encoding 50S ribosomal protein L2, producing the protein MSVRKLKPITPGQRFRVVNGFDTITTDKPEKSLLAPKKKSGGRNSGGKMTMRHLGGGHKQKYRIIDFKRNKTGIPATVKTIEYDPNRTAFIALVVYKDGEKRYIVAQNGLKVGQTIVSGEGATPDVGNTMLLSHIPLGTTISCIELHPGKGAVLARSAGSFAQLIAREGKYATVKLPSGEVRLILITCMATIGVVSNSDHQLLVSGKAGRTRWLGRRPRVRPVVMNPVDHPMGGGEGKSSGGHPRSKNGIPAKGFKTRSKTKASNKYILERRKK; encoded by the coding sequence ATGTCAGTTAGAAAATTAAAACCAATAACACCAGGTCAGCGTTTTAGAGTAGTAAATGGGTTCGACACCATAACTACTGATAAGCCGGAGAAAAGTTTACTTGCTCCGAAAAAAAAATCTGGAGGTCGAAATAGTGGAGGTAAAATGACTATGCGCCATTTAGGTGGTGGTCATAAACAGAAATACCGTATTATTGATTTCAAAAGAAATAAAACAGGTATTCCTGCTACAGTAAAAACTATTGAGTACGATCCTAATCGTACTGCATTTATTGCATTAGTTGTTTACAAAGATGGTGAAAAACGTTATATAGTTGCTCAAAATGGTTTAAAAGTTGGGCAAACTATTGTTTCTGGTGAAGGAGCTACTCCTGATGTTGGAAATACAATGTTGTTAAGCCATATTCCTTTAGGAACTACAATCTCATGTATAGAATTACATCCAGGTAAAGGAGCTGTATTAGCACGTAGTGCTGGTTCTTTTGCTCAATTAATTGCAAGAGAAGGTAAATATGCAACTGTTAAATTACCATCAGGTGAGGTAAGATTAATTCTTATAACTTGTATGGCAACAATTGGAGTTGTATCTAATTCTGATCACCAATTACTTGTTTCAGGTAAGGCGGGTAGAACACGTTGGTTAGGTAGAAGACCAAGAGTTAGACCAGTTGTAATGAATCCTGTAGATCATCCAATGGGTGGTGGTGAAGGAAAGTCTTCTGGAGGACATCCAAGATCTAAAAACGGTATACCTGCAAAAGGTTTCAAAACTAGATCTAAGACTAAGGCGAGTAATAAATATATTTTAGAACGTAGAAAAAAATAA
- the rplW gene encoding 50S ribosomal protein L23, whose translation MSILIKPIITEKATNDSELYNRYAFVVNKKANKLEIKNAVEKAYGVAIESVRTMNYPVQRNTKYTKSGIVQAMKGAYKKAIVQLAEGESIDFYSNI comes from the coding sequence ATGAGTATTTTAATTAAACCTATTATCACGGAAAAGGCAACAAATGATAGCGAATTATATAATCGTTATGCTTTTGTTGTAAATAAAAAGGCTAATAAACTTGAAATTAAAAACGCTGTTGAGAAAGCTTACGGTGTAGCAATTGAAAGTGTTAGAACTATGAATTATCCAGTTCAACGTAATACAAAATACACTAAAAGTGGAATTGTTCAAGCGATGAAAGGAGCTTATAAAAAAGCAATAGTTCAATTAGCTGAAGGAGAAAGTATTGATTTTTATAGCAATATCTAA
- the rplD gene encoding 50S ribosomal protein L4, with translation MKVSVLDIQGKDTGRKVELSDAVYGIEPNDHAVYLDVKQFLANKRQGTSKAKERAEISGSTRKIKKQKGTGTARAGSIKSPVFRGGGRIFGPRPQDHSFKLNKNLKKLARKSALSIQAKENNIIVVEDFNFETPKTKNFTAILQAFGIENKKSLFVFAEPNNNVYLSSRNLKRSKTVINTGLSTYELLNANKVILSEGSLEGIESNLSK, from the coding sequence ATGAAAGTATCAGTTTTAGACATACAAGGAAAAGATACAGGAAGAAAAGTTGAACTTTCTGATGCTGTATATGGAATTGAGCCAAACGATCACGCTGTTTACTTAGATGTAAAACAGTTTTTGGCTAATAAAAGACAAGGAACTAGTAAAGCTAAAGAAAGAGCTGAAATTTCTGGAAGTACTAGAAAAATTAAAAAGCAAAAAGGTACTGGTACAGCTCGTGCAGGTAGTATTAAATCTCCTGTTTTTAGAGGAGGTGGACGTATTTTTGGTCCTAGACCACAAGACCATTCTTTTAAATTAAACAAAAATTTAAAAAAATTAGCTCGTAAATCAGCCTTAAGTATTCAAGCAAAAGAGAATAATATTATTGTTGTAGAAGACTTTAATTTTGAAACTCCAAAAACCAAAAACTTTACTGCAATATTGCAAGCGTTTGGTATTGAGAACAAAAAATCGTTATTTGTCTTTGCTGAACCAAATAATAATGTATATTTGTCATCGCGCAATTTAAAACGTTCTAAAACTGTAATCAATACAGGATTAAGTACTTACGAATTGTTAAATGCCAATAAAGTTATTCTTTCAGAAGGATCTTTAGAAGGAATTGAATCTAATTTAAGTAAATAG
- the rplC gene encoding 50S ribosomal protein L3 encodes MSGLIGRKIGMTSLFDENGKNIPCTVIEAGPCVVTQVRTEEVDGYNALQLGFDDKKAKSSNKALDGHFKKAGTTAKKKVVEFQDFDEEHKLGDELTVELFTEGEFVDVSATSKGKGFQGVVKRHGFAGVGQATHGQHNRLRAPGSIGAASYPARVFKGMRMAGRMGGKNVTVQNLRVLKVVAEKNLLVVKGAIPGHKNAYVIIQK; translated from the coding sequence ATGTCTGGGTTAATAGGAAGAAAAATCGGAATGACCAGCTTATTCGACGAAAATGGGAAGAATATTCCTTGTACAGTAATCGAAGCAGGTCCGTGCGTAGTTACCCAAGTCAGAACCGAAGAAGTAGATGGGTATAATGCCCTTCAACTTGGTTTCGATGACAAGAAGGCAAAAAGCTCTAATAAAGCTTTAGATGGTCACTTTAAGAAAGCGGGGACCACTGCCAAGAAAAAAGTTGTTGAATTTCAGGATTTTGATGAGGAGCACAAATTAGGTGATGAATTAACAGTTGAATTATTTACTGAAGGAGAGTTTGTTGATGTATCAGCAACTTCAAAAGGTAAAGGATTTCAAGGGGTTGTAAAACGTCATGGTTTTGCCGGTGTAGGTCAAGCTACTCACGGTCAACATAACCGTTTAAGAGCGCCAGGTTCAATTGGAGCAGCATCTTACCCTGCACGTGTATTCAAAGGAATGCGTATGGCAGGTAGAATGGGAGGAAAAAATGTAACAGTTCAAAATTTAAGAGTTTTAAAAGTAGTTGCTGAAAAGAACTTACTTGTTGTTAAAGGAGCAATTCCTGGACATAAAAACGCTTATGTAATCATTCAGAAATAA
- the rpsJ gene encoding 30S ribosomal protein S10, with protein MSQKIRIKLKSYDYNLVDKSAEKIVKTVKNTGAVVNGPIPLPTHKKIFTVLRSPHVNKKSREQFQLSSYKRLLDIYSSSSKTIDALMKLELPSGVEVEIKV; from the coding sequence ATGAGTCAAAAAATTAGAATAAAATTAAAATCGTACGATTACAATTTAGTAGATAAATCTGCTGAAAAAATTGTAAAAACGGTAAAAAATACTGGAGCAGTTGTAAATGGACCAATTCCATTACCAACTCATAAAAAGATTTTTACAGTATTACGTTCACCACACGTTAATAAAAAATCACGTGAGCAATTCCAATTAAGTTCTTACAAAAGATTGTTAGATATCTATAGTTCATCATCAAAAACTATTGACGCTCTAATGAAATTAGAACTTCCAAGTGGAGTTGAAGTAGAAATTAAAGTTTAA
- the fusA gene encoding elongation factor G, translated as MARDLKYTRNIGIAAHIDAGKTTTTERILFYTGVNHKIGEVHDGASTMDWMEQEAERGITITSAATTCEWQFPTENGVPTADAKGYHFNIIDTPGHVDFTVEVNRSLRVLDGLVFLFSAVDGVEPQSETNWRLADNYKVPRIGFVNKMDRQGANFLNVCTQVKEMLGSNAVPIVINIGDEDEFRGIVDLVKNRAIIFHDHTMGSTFDVVDIPEELKDEAHELRGKLIEEVAAYDENLLEKYMEDEDSITEDEIHAALRAAVMDMSIIPMVCGSSFKNKGVQFLLDAVCRYLPSPIDKEGVTGINPDTELEELRKPSVNEPFAALAFKIATDPYVGRLAFFRAYSGRLDAGSYILNSRSGKKERISRIYQMHSNKQNAIDYIEAGDIGAGVGFKDIKTGDTMCAEKAPIVLESMDFPDPVIGIAVEPKTKADVDKLGMALGKLAEEDPTFTVKTDESSGQTIISGMGELHLEIIVDRLKREFKVEVNEGQPQVEYKEAVTMKADHREVYKKQSGGRGKFADIKFTLEPAGEEETGLIFINEIKGGNIPKEFIPSVEKGFKEAMKNGPLAGYEMDSLKVTLYDGSFHAVDSDQLSFELAAKMGYKVAAKAAKSVILEPIMKIAVVTPEENMGDIVGDLNRRRGQVNAMEDRSGAKVVKANVPLSEMFGYVTTLRTLSSGRASSSMEFSHYEACPTNISEEVIAKAKG; from the coding sequence ATGGCAAGAGATTTAAAATATACAAGAAATATTGGAATTGCGGCTCATATTGATGCTGGTAAAACAACAACAACAGAGCGTATTCTTTTTTATACAGGTGTAAACCATAAAATAGGTGAAGTACATGATGGTGCTTCAACAATGGACTGGATGGAGCAAGAAGCTGAAAGAGGTATTACAATTACTTCTGCAGCTACTACTTGTGAATGGCAGTTTCCTACAGAAAATGGTGTTCCAACAGCAGATGCTAAAGGATACCATTTTAATATAATTGACACTCCGGGCCACGTTGATTTTACGGTTGAAGTAAACCGTTCATTACGTGTGTTAGATGGGTTGGTTTTCTTATTTAGTGCAGTTGATGGTGTTGAGCCACAATCAGAAACTAACTGGAGATTAGCTGATAACTATAAAGTTCCAAGAATTGGTTTTGTTAACAAAATGGACCGTCAAGGAGCTAACTTTTTAAATGTTTGTACGCAAGTTAAAGAAATGTTAGGTTCTAATGCAGTGCCTATTGTAATTAACATTGGAGATGAAGACGAATTTAGAGGAATTGTAGATTTAGTAAAAAACCGTGCAATTATATTTCACGACCATACTATGGGATCTACTTTTGATGTAGTTGATATTCCTGAAGAGTTAAAAGATGAAGCTCATGAATTACGTGGTAAACTAATTGAAGAAGTTGCTGCTTATGATGAGAATCTTTTAGAAAAATATATGGAAGATGAAGATTCTATAACTGAAGACGAAATTCACGCTGCATTACGTGCCGCTGTTATGGATATGTCTATTATACCAATGGTTTGTGGATCATCATTTAAAAATAAAGGAGTACAATTCTTATTAGATGCTGTATGTAGATATTTACCTTCACCAATAGATAAAGAAGGTGTTACAGGTATTAATCCAGATACAGAATTAGAAGAATTACGTAAACCAAGCGTAAACGAGCCATTTGCAGCTTTAGCATTTAAAATTGCAACAGATCCTTATGTTGGTCGTTTAGCTTTCTTTAGAGCATATTCTGGACGTTTAGATGCAGGATCATATATATTAAATAGCCGTTCTGGTAAAAAAGAACGTATTTCTAGAATTTATCAAATGCACTCTAATAAACAAAATGCTATCGATTATATTGAAGCAGGTGATATTGGAGCAGGTGTTGGGTTTAAAGATATTAAAACAGGAGATACTATGTGTGCCGAAAAAGCACCTATAGTATTAGAATCAATGGATTTTCCAGATCCTGTAATTGGTATCGCTGTTGAACCTAAAACAAAAGCAGATGTTGATAAATTAGGTATGGCATTAGGTAAATTAGCTGAAGAAGATCCAACTTTTACAGTTAAAACTGATGAATCTTCTGGACAAACAATTATTTCTGGTATGGGTGAGTTACACTTAGAAATTATTGTTGATCGTTTAAAACGTGAGTTTAAAGTAGAAGTAAATGAAGGACAACCTCAAGTAGAATATAAAGAGGCTGTTACAATGAAAGCTGATCATAGAGAAGTTTATAAAAAACAATCAGGTGGTCGTGGTAAATTCGCAGATATTAAATTTACGTTAGAACCTGCTGGTGAAGAGGAAACAGGTTTAATATTTATAAATGAAATTAAAGGTGGTAACATTCCAAAAGAATTTATACCTTCAGTTGAAAAAGGATTTAAAGAAGCTATGAAAAACGGTCCTTTAGCTGGATATGAAATGGATAGCTTAAAAGTTACTTTATATGATGGTTCTTTCCACGCAGTGGATTCAGATCAATTATCATTCGAATTAGCTGCTAAAATGGGATATAAAGTTGCTGCAAAAGCTGCTAAATCTGTAATATTAGAACCTATTATGAAAATTGCTGTAGTAACTCCAGAAGAAAATATGGGAGATATTGTTGGTGATTTAAATAGAAGAAGAGGTCAAGTTAATGCTATGGAAGATAGATCTGGAGCTAAAGTTGTAAAAGCTAACGTTCCATTATCTGAAATGTTTGGATATGTTACAACATTAAGAACATTATCTTCTGGTAGAGCATCATCTTCAATGGAATTTTCACATTATGAAGCTTGTCCTACAAATATTTCAGAAGAAGTAATAGCAAAAGCAAAGGGTTAA
- the rpsG gene encoding 30S ribosomal protein S7, with protein MRKRKAKKRVLLPDPKFNDQLVTRFVNNLMWDGKKSVAFKVFYDALDIVEQKKQDEEKTSLELWKDALSNVMPQVEVRSRRVGGATFQIPMQIRPDRKVSMAIKWLISYSRKRNEKSMAQRLAAEVLAAAKEEGAAVKKRMDVHKMADANKAFSHLRF; from the coding sequence ATGAGAAAAAGAAAGGCGAAAAAAAGAGTTCTTTTACCGGATCCAAAATTTAACGATCAGTTAGTTACACGTTTTGTGAATAACTTAATGTGGGATGGTAAAAAATCTGTAGCTTTTAAAGTTTTTTACGATGCTTTAGATATCGTAGAACAAAAGAAACAAGACGAAGAGAAAACATCATTAGAGCTTTGGAAAGATGCTTTGAGTAATGTAATGCCTCAAGTAGAAGTGCGTAGCCGTCGTGTAGGTGGTGCAACATTTCAAATTCCAATGCAAATTAGACCAGACCGTAAAGTGTCAATGGCTATCAAATGGTTGATTTCTTATTCAAGAAAAAGAAATGAAAAGTCAATGGCTCAGCGTTTAGCTGCAGAAGTGTTAGCTGCTGCAAAAGAAGAAGGTGCTGCTGTTAAGAAAAGAATGGATGTTCATAAAATGGCTGATGCTAATAAGGCATTCTCTCACCTAAGATTTTAA
- the rpsL gene encoding 30S ribosomal protein S12, whose translation MPTISQLVRKGRTKITKKSKSAALNSCPQRRGVCTRVYTTTPKKPNSAMRKVARVRLTNGNEVNAYIPGEGHNLQEHSIVLVRGGRVKDLPGVRYHIVRGALDTAGVDGRTQRRSKYGTKAPKK comes from the coding sequence ATGCCAACAATTTCGCAATTAGTACGAAAAGGAAGAACCAAAATAACTAAGAAGAGTAAATCGGCTGCTTTAAATTCATGTCCTCAACGTAGAGGAGTGTGTACACGTGTTTATACTACAACACCTAAAAAACCAAATTCAGCAATGCGTAAAGTTGCAAGGGTAAGGTTAACAAATGGTAATGAAGTAAATGCTTACATTCCTGGAGAAGGACATAATTTACAAGAGCACTCGATAGTATTAGTTAGAGGTGGAAGGGTTAAAGATTTACCAGGAGTTAGATATCATATAGTGCGTGGAGCATTAGATACTGCAGGTGTTGATGGAAGAACACAACGTCGCTCTAAATATGGTACAAAAGCACCTAAAAAGTAA
- a CDS encoding POTRA domain-containing protein, with product MKPDLKLLFFIVFTTIYTVQINAQSFELKIYTKNSTNNYLTDSITYGTKHHNKTSIYNEIEAVSNLLSVKGYINNSYTLKENDTIVNCYFVLNKRINTLRIYYNTTNIDTKLLKEIATNYNSLYFETTTATVQNKLNLITTHYEKQGYSFIKASLKNLNLKNNIIEADLDLKTSIKRTINAVIIKGYNNFPKKYLKHYLEIKNNTIFNKNKLQKTEELLNTIPFITQLKKPEVLFTKDSTNLYLYIKKKNTNQFDGIIGFSNSTNNKFTINGYLNLNLTNIFNKGEYININWKNNRDDKTSLFLNLNIPYILRSKFSLDGSFNIYRQDSTYNTTNTKIALAYNLNKDQSLSGIVNFEKSNVLDATDLNGIEPFDKRLFGLSYIYQPQSNFLKNNLSIELNYLIGKRNTNSAKSNQSKGLASLSYQWNLNTKNKIFIKNTTELLNTSNNLLENELFQIGGINSIRGFEDQSILTPKYNLTNLEYKLYTNTTNYLYSISDLGFIKNEPDNTTNTLIGVGIGYNFKSKNNIVNLSYVFGKTNNQPFKINNAKIHIKFSYNF from the coding sequence TTGAAACCCGATTTAAAACTCCTTTTTTTTATAGTTTTTACAACTATTTATACTGTACAAATTAATGCTCAAAGTTTTGAGTTAAAAATCTACACAAAAAATAGTACGAACAATTATTTAACAGATTCCATAACTTATGGAACTAAACATCATAATAAAACATCTATTTATAACGAGATAGAAGCCGTCTCTAATTTACTTTCCGTAAAAGGATATATAAACAATAGCTATACCTTAAAAGAAAACGATACTATTGTAAACTGTTATTTTGTATTAAACAAAAGAATAAACACTTTAAGAATATACTATAATACTACAAACATTGATACTAAGCTACTAAAAGAAATTGCAACAAATTACAACAGTCTTTATTTTGAAACCACAACAGCAACAGTTCAAAACAAACTTAACTTAATAACAACGCATTATGAAAAACAAGGCTACTCCTTTATAAAAGCATCATTAAAAAACTTAAATTTAAAAAACAACATTATTGAAGCAGATTTAGATTTAAAAACCTCAATTAAAAGAACAATTAACGCTGTTATAATTAAAGGTTACAACAATTTCCCTAAAAAATATTTGAAACATTATTTAGAAATTAAAAATAATACGATCTTCAATAAGAATAAACTTCAAAAAACAGAAGAGCTACTTAATACGATACCTTTTATTACGCAATTAAAAAAACCAGAAGTTTTATTCACTAAAGATTCTACCAACTTATACCTATATATAAAGAAAAAAAACACAAACCAATTTGATGGTATCATTGGCTTTTCCAATTCAACAAATAATAAATTTACAATTAACGGCTACCTAAACCTTAACTTAACCAATATATTTAACAAAGGAGAGTATATTAACATTAATTGGAAAAATAATAGAGACGATAAAACCTCCTTATTTTTAAATTTAAACATACCTTATATATTAAGGAGTAAATTTAGCTTAGATGGAAGTTTTAATATTTACAGACAAGACAGCACCTACAACACTACAAATACAAAAATAGCTTTAGCATATAACTTAAATAAAGACCAATCATTGAGCGGTATTGTAAATTTTGAGAAATCGAATGTTTTAGACGCAACAGATTTAAACGGAATTGAACCATTTGATAAAAGATTGTTTGGACTATCTTACATCTACCAACCACAAAGCAATTTTTTAAAAAACAACTTATCCATAGAATTAAACTACTTAATTGGAAAAAGAAATACAAATTCAGCAAAAAGTAATCAATCTAAAGGACTAGCATCATTATCATACCAATGGAATCTAAATACTAAAAACAAAATTTTTATAAAAAACACAACTGAACTATTAAACACTTCTAATAATTTATTAGAAAATGAATTATTTCAAATTGGAGGCATAAACTCCATAAGAGGTTTTGAAGATCAAAGTATTTTAACACCAAAATACAATTTAACAAATTTAGAATATAAACTCTACACAAACACAACTAATTATTTATACTCTATTTCCGATCTAGGTTTTATTAAAAATGAACCAGACAACACTACAAATACTTTAATAGGAGTAGGTATTGGTTACAATTTTAAATCTAAAAATAACATAGTTAATTTAAGCTACGTATTTGGCAAAACCAACAACCAACCATTTAAGATTAATAACGCCAAAATACACATTAAGTTCTCTTATAATTTTTAA